The following are from one region of the Brienomyrus brachyistius isolate T26 chromosome 13, BBRACH_0.4, whole genome shotgun sequence genome:
- the LOC125706911 gene encoding GRAM domain-containing protein 2A-like isoform X2 yields MTSGNKLRPQTLVSPAAINMPKTTNDHQEQSNDVSPLPLQELTELPKEEDSPGPPSFRYQLIDDLSYEDLKKCYRASTVSKYNSQYHKLFQTVPKEETLMKVYSCALLRDILLQGRLYISRNWLCFYANLFGKDIKVAIPIVSVHVVKKHKTAGLVPNGLAITSDTGQKYVFVSLMSRDSVYDVLQKICTHLQVNSKKSLGVKQYMEEPSSLSMDEFPTPDEFPATDSFPSVLKWRRKASVVATSSSLPDLLGSSSSNLSAVDASFQADTPLQERGLNKEKPLLAEPIPELGQMEYQLLRLFILLGDRQRGSHHHLPSPAPSVPQHHPARRVFLLPGLPRLLPGAAALFPQYAP; encoded by the exons GCCAAAGACAACCAACGATCACCAGGAGCAGAGCAACGACGTCAGCCCTCTGCCCCTACAAGAATTGACCGAACTACCCAAGGAGGAGGACAGTCCCGGCCCCCCCTCCTTCAG ATATCAGCTCATTGACGATCTTTCATACGAAGACTTGAAAAAATGTTACCGCGCATCA ACGGTGAGCAAATACAATTCTCAGTACCACAAGCTGTTCCAGACGGTGCCCAAGGAGGAGACCCTTATGAAAG TGTACTCATGTGCCCTACTCAGGGACATCCTCCTCCAGGGCCGCCTCTACATCTCCAGGAACTGGCTCTGTTTCTATGCCAACCTCTTTGGCAAGGACATCAAG GTGGCCATCCCAATCGTCTCTGTGCACGTGGTGAAGAAGCACAAGACAGCTGGCCTGGTGCCCAACGGATTGGCCATCACCTCCGACACGGGTCAGAAG TATGTGTTCGTGTCCCTAATGTCCCGGGACAGCGTGTATGATGTGCTTCAGAAAATCTGCACACACCTGCAG GTCAATAGCAAGAAAAGCCTTGGTGTGAAGCAGTATATGGAGGAACCCAGCTCATTGTCAATG GATGAATTTCCAACCCCGGATGAATTCCCAGCAACGGATTCGTTCCCATCGGTCCTCAAGTGGAGGCGTAAGGCATCAGTGGTGGCCACGTCGTCCTCACTGCCGGACCTCCTGGGAAGCTCTTCTAGCAACCTCAGTGCCGTGGACGCCTCCTTCCAGGCCGACACGCCACTGCAGG AGAGAGGTCTCAACAAGGAgaagccgcttctggctgaGCCCATCCCAGAACTGGGTCAGATGGAGTACCAGCTGCTCAGGTTGTTCATCCTGCT TGGGGATCGACAGAGAGGCTCGCATCATCACCTtccctctcctgccccttctgtccctCAGCATCATCCTGCTCGTCGTGTCTTCTTGCTACCTGGCCTTCCGCGTCTGCTgcctggagcagcagctctcTTTCCTCAGTACGCACCCTAG
- the LOC125706911 gene encoding GRAM domain-containing protein 2A-like isoform X1 codes for MTSGNKLRPQTLVSPAAINMPKTTNDHQEQSNDVSPLPLQELTELPKEEDSPGPPSFSQLTRLTSCSRYQLIDDLSYEDLKKCYRASTVSKYNSQYHKLFQTVPKEETLMKVYSCALLRDILLQGRLYISRNWLCFYANLFGKDIKVAIPIVSVHVVKKHKTAGLVPNGLAITSDTGQKYVFVSLMSRDSVYDVLQKICTHLQVNSKKSLGVKQYMEEPSSLSMDEFPTPDEFPATDSFPSVLKWRRKASVVATSSSLPDLLGSSSSNLSAVDASFQADTPLQERGLNKEKPLLAEPIPELGQMEYQLLRLFILLGDRQRGSHHHLPSPAPSVPQHHPARRVFLLPGLPRLLPGAAALFPQYAP; via the exons GCCAAAGACAACCAACGATCACCAGGAGCAGAGCAACGACGTCAGCCCTCTGCCCCTACAAGAATTGACCGAACTACCCAAGGAGGAGGACAGTCCCGGCCCCCCCTCCTTCAG CCAGTTGACTCGCCTCACTTCCTGTTCCAGATATCAGCTCATTGACGATCTTTCATACGAAGACTTGAAAAAATGTTACCGCGCATCA ACGGTGAGCAAATACAATTCTCAGTACCACAAGCTGTTCCAGACGGTGCCCAAGGAGGAGACCCTTATGAAAG TGTACTCATGTGCCCTACTCAGGGACATCCTCCTCCAGGGCCGCCTCTACATCTCCAGGAACTGGCTCTGTTTCTATGCCAACCTCTTTGGCAAGGACATCAAG GTGGCCATCCCAATCGTCTCTGTGCACGTGGTGAAGAAGCACAAGACAGCTGGCCTGGTGCCCAACGGATTGGCCATCACCTCCGACACGGGTCAGAAG TATGTGTTCGTGTCCCTAATGTCCCGGGACAGCGTGTATGATGTGCTTCAGAAAATCTGCACACACCTGCAG GTCAATAGCAAGAAAAGCCTTGGTGTGAAGCAGTATATGGAGGAACCCAGCTCATTGTCAATG GATGAATTTCCAACCCCGGATGAATTCCCAGCAACGGATTCGTTCCCATCGGTCCTCAAGTGGAGGCGTAAGGCATCAGTGGTGGCCACGTCGTCCTCACTGCCGGACCTCCTGGGAAGCTCTTCTAGCAACCTCAGTGCCGTGGACGCCTCCTTCCAGGCCGACACGCCACTGCAGG AGAGAGGTCTCAACAAGGAgaagccgcttctggctgaGCCCATCCCAGAACTGGGTCAGATGGAGTACCAGCTGCTCAGGTTGTTCATCCTGCT TGGGGATCGACAGAGAGGCTCGCATCATCACCTtccctctcctgccccttctgtccctCAGCATCATCCTGCTCGTCGTGTCTTCTTGCTACCTGGCCTTCCGCGTCTGCTgcctggagcagcagctctcTTTCCTCAGTACGCACCCTAG
- the LOC125706911 gene encoding GRAM domain-containing protein 2A-like isoform X3: protein MTSGNKLRPQTLVSPAAINMPKTTNDHQEQSNDVSPLPLQELTELPKEEDSPGPPSFSQLTRLTSCSRYQLIDDLSYEDLKKCYRASTVSKYNSQYHKLFQTVPKEETLMKVYSCALLRDILLQGRLYISRNWLCFYANLFGKDIKVAIPIVSVHVVKKHKTAGLVPNGLAITSDTGQKYVFVSLMSRDSVYDVLQKICTHLQVNSKKSLGVKQYMEEPSSLSMDEFPTPDEFPATDSFPSVLKWRRKASVVATSSSLPDLLGSSSSNLSAVDASFQADTPLQERGLNKEKPLLAEPIPELGQMEYQLLRLFILLIILLVVSSCYLAFRVCCLEQQLSFLSTHPSLPVRER from the exons GCCAAAGACAACCAACGATCACCAGGAGCAGAGCAACGACGTCAGCCCTCTGCCCCTACAAGAATTGACCGAACTACCCAAGGAGGAGGACAGTCCCGGCCCCCCCTCCTTCAG CCAGTTGACTCGCCTCACTTCCTGTTCCAGATATCAGCTCATTGACGATCTTTCATACGAAGACTTGAAAAAATGTTACCGCGCATCA ACGGTGAGCAAATACAATTCTCAGTACCACAAGCTGTTCCAGACGGTGCCCAAGGAGGAGACCCTTATGAAAG TGTACTCATGTGCCCTACTCAGGGACATCCTCCTCCAGGGCCGCCTCTACATCTCCAGGAACTGGCTCTGTTTCTATGCCAACCTCTTTGGCAAGGACATCAAG GTGGCCATCCCAATCGTCTCTGTGCACGTGGTGAAGAAGCACAAGACAGCTGGCCTGGTGCCCAACGGATTGGCCATCACCTCCGACACGGGTCAGAAG TATGTGTTCGTGTCCCTAATGTCCCGGGACAGCGTGTATGATGTGCTTCAGAAAATCTGCACACACCTGCAG GTCAATAGCAAGAAAAGCCTTGGTGTGAAGCAGTATATGGAGGAACCCAGCTCATTGTCAATG GATGAATTTCCAACCCCGGATGAATTCCCAGCAACGGATTCGTTCCCATCGGTCCTCAAGTGGAGGCGTAAGGCATCAGTGGTGGCCACGTCGTCCTCACTGCCGGACCTCCTGGGAAGCTCTTCTAGCAACCTCAGTGCCGTGGACGCCTCCTTCCAGGCCGACACGCCACTGCAGG AGAGAGGTCTCAACAAGGAgaagccgcttctggctgaGCCCATCCCAGAACTGGGTCAGATGGAGTACCAGCTGCTCAGGTTGTTCATCCTGCT CATCATCCTGCTCGTCGTGTCTTCTTGCTACCTGGCCTTCCGCGTCTGCTgcctggagcagcagctctcTTTCCTCAGTACGCACCCTAGCCTGCCTGTCAGAGAGAG GTAA
- the LOC125706911 gene encoding GRAM domain-containing protein 2A-like isoform X4 — protein sequence MTSGNKLRPQTLVSPAAINMPKTTNDHQEQSNDVSPLPLQELTELPKEEDSPGPPSFRYQLIDDLSYEDLKKCYRASTVSKYNSQYHKLFQTVPKEETLMKVYSCALLRDILLQGRLYISRNWLCFYANLFGKDIKVAIPIVSVHVVKKHKTAGLVPNGLAITSDTGQKYVFVSLMSRDSVYDVLQKICTHLQVNSKKSLGVKQYMEEPSSLSMDEFPTPDEFPATDSFPSVLKWRRKASVVATSSSLPDLLGSSSSNLSAVDASFQADTPLQERGLNKEKPLLAEPIPELGQMEYQLLRLFILLIILLVVSSCYLAFRVCCLEQQLSFLSTHPSLPVRER from the exons GCCAAAGACAACCAACGATCACCAGGAGCAGAGCAACGACGTCAGCCCTCTGCCCCTACAAGAATTGACCGAACTACCCAAGGAGGAGGACAGTCCCGGCCCCCCCTCCTTCAG ATATCAGCTCATTGACGATCTTTCATACGAAGACTTGAAAAAATGTTACCGCGCATCA ACGGTGAGCAAATACAATTCTCAGTACCACAAGCTGTTCCAGACGGTGCCCAAGGAGGAGACCCTTATGAAAG TGTACTCATGTGCCCTACTCAGGGACATCCTCCTCCAGGGCCGCCTCTACATCTCCAGGAACTGGCTCTGTTTCTATGCCAACCTCTTTGGCAAGGACATCAAG GTGGCCATCCCAATCGTCTCTGTGCACGTGGTGAAGAAGCACAAGACAGCTGGCCTGGTGCCCAACGGATTGGCCATCACCTCCGACACGGGTCAGAAG TATGTGTTCGTGTCCCTAATGTCCCGGGACAGCGTGTATGATGTGCTTCAGAAAATCTGCACACACCTGCAG GTCAATAGCAAGAAAAGCCTTGGTGTGAAGCAGTATATGGAGGAACCCAGCTCATTGTCAATG GATGAATTTCCAACCCCGGATGAATTCCCAGCAACGGATTCGTTCCCATCGGTCCTCAAGTGGAGGCGTAAGGCATCAGTGGTGGCCACGTCGTCCTCACTGCCGGACCTCCTGGGAAGCTCTTCTAGCAACCTCAGTGCCGTGGACGCCTCCTTCCAGGCCGACACGCCACTGCAGG AGAGAGGTCTCAACAAGGAgaagccgcttctggctgaGCCCATCCCAGAACTGGGTCAGATGGAGTACCAGCTGCTCAGGTTGTTCATCCTGCT CATCATCCTGCTCGTCGTGTCTTCTTGCTACCTGGCCTTCCGCGTCTGCTgcctggagcagcagctctcTTTCCTCAGTACGCACCCTAGCCTGCCTGTCAGAGAGAG GTAA